DNA from Paraburkholderia sp. BL10I2N1:
CCACGCACGGTCTGGATGAAACGCGGCGTGGAAGGGTCGGTTTCGAGGATGCGGCGCAGGCGCCAGACCTGCACGTCGATGCCACGGTCGGTGCCGTCGTACTCCGGGCCGTGTAGCAGCTCGAGCAGACGTTCGCGCGTAAGCGTGCGCATCGGATGGTTGACGAAGATCTTGAGGAGCGCGAATTCGCTGCCCGAAAGCGTCAGCGGCCGGCCGTCGTGATTCAGCGTGCGCGACTGGAAGTCGAGCGTGAAGCGGCCAAACGCGAACGGCTCGCGCTGCTCGGGCGCCGCCGCCGACGGCATCGTGCGGCGTCGCCGCAGCACCGCCTGCACGCGGGCAAGCAGTTCGCGTGGGTTGAAGGGCTTGCCAAGATAGTCGTCCGCACCGAGTTCGAGGCCGACGATACGGTCCACGTCGTCCGCGCGGGCGGTCAGCATGATCACCGGGATATCGTCGCCCGCGGCGCGCAGCTTGCGCAGCGCCGTCAGGCCGTCTACGCCCGGCATCATCAGGTCGAGCACGATCAGGTCCGGGCGCTCGCGTTCAAGCCGGCGCTCGAGAGAGCCGGCGTCGTGCAGCACCGATACCTCAATGCCCTGGCGGGCGAGATAGTCGCGCAGGAGATCGCGCAGTTCGACGTCGTCATCGACGACAAGAATTTGAGTAGCCATGGAACGAAGTTTAACGCGCGCGCCTAACCGTTTCTGACACAAACCCTCCGCAAAGGGTTACCGGGTGTTACCGCGAAAGGCGCACGTAATGTCGCGTAACGGCGGCAAGCGGCCGTGTAACACGCCGGGTCCTGGACAACTCTACGCTGTGTCTTACCGAATGCAGGCCGTCACACGCTAACCCAGGGAGCTGAAGTCGAATCTGCATCGTCGGCTAGTTCAATACAAGGAGTTGTTCCATGTCTACCAAAACATCACGTTTTCTCGCCGTTGCTGCTACTTCGCTTGCGCTGAGCCTCGGCATCGCCCATGCCGCTCAGCCCGATGCGCCGATGGGTGGTCCCGGCGGTGCCGGCGGCTGGCACGGTCATTTCATGAAGGAGCTAAGCCAGTTACACAGCCAGCTCAACCTGAACGCGGATCAGGAAAAGCAATGGCAGTCCGCACTCGACACGATGAAGCAGACCCATGAGGCTGAGCGCGCCAACCATGAACAGATGAAGCAGCAGTTCAAGGCCATGCAACAACAGCCTATCCTCGATCTGAACGCACTGCACGCTGCGCATCAAAAGGTCGAGCAGCAGGATGCGCAACTGCGCGAACAGAGCGCAAACGCATGGCTCGCTTTCTACAACGGCCTGAACGATCAGCAGAAAACGACCGTGAGCACGGCACTCAAGCAACGTTTCGCGATGATGGAGCAGCGCCACGAGAAGATGCGCGAGCGCTGGGAGCAACATCGCGGTGCGGCGCCGGGCGGCGCTTCGACGCTCAAGCCGTAGCGCAACCGCTCCGCCCTGCCTGAGGCAGGCGGGCCGCACCGGGCCCGTCTGCCGCAAAGCCCATGCGGACCGGTCAAAAGGCTGGGTCAAAAAAAACGCCACGGAAGCGATTCCGTGGCGTTTTCTGCTACTGCGCCTGCCTGCGAGCAATCGCGACCGATCAGGCGAGATCGAATAGCAGCACTTCTGCGGCATCCCCCTTTTCCAGCGTGACCCTGTCGACATCCGACAGCATGACGGCATCGCCGGTGGCGAGCGCCTCGCCGTTCACCGTCAGGCCACCTCGCGCCACGTGCACGTACACGCGCCGACCCGCCGGCACGGCATAGTCCGCCCGTTCAGCGCCGTCGATCAACGCTGCATGGATCGACGCATCCGAATGAATCGTCACCGAGCCGTCGCGTCCATCCGGCGACGCCACCACGCGCAGGCGACCGCGCTTGTCAGCATCGTCGAAGCGCTTTTCTTCATAGCCCGGCTGATCGCCGCGGCGGGCCGGCAGCACCCAGATCTGCAGCAGGTGCACCGCCTCGTCCTTCGATGCATTGAACTCGCTATGCATCACGCCCGTGCCGGCGCTCATCCGCTGGACGTCGCCGTGACGGATGGTCGAGCCGTTGCCCATGTTGTCCTTGTGCGCGAGCGCGCCGGCTAGCACGTAGGTCACGATCTCCATGTCGCGGTGGCCATGTGCGCCGAAACCCTGACCGGGCGCGATCACGTCTTCGTTGATCACGCGCAGCGGACCGAACTGCATGTGGTCGGGATCGTAGTAATCCGCAAACGAGAAGCTGTGATACGAATCGAGCCAGCCGTGGTTGGCATGACCTCGCTCAGCCGAGCGGCGAATCTGAAGCATGTCGGTCTCCCGTCAGTGATTGGCGATGCGTGGAATGTATGGGCAATTGACCTCGAGGACAATCCGCACCGACGCACCGCATCGTTCCATCCGTGACGGCAATGCCTTGCGATGCAGCTTGCGGCACGCGGCTTTGCCATACGAGGCGGCCGGTCACGCTCCAGGTCAGGTCTTCGGTGGCGCCGCCCGGCTCTTCGGGTAAAATACCGCGCTTTTCGGTCGGGCTGGGTCAGGCGGATGCGCGCGCGCGGCATACCCGGGCCGCACGCCGGATCAGGCGACATAGCGCCCGGCGCCGCAATTTTGTCCGCCTAGAATAGCGACGGCCGGCCACCAGCCGGCGGTCGTCGTCCGGACCCCGACGATCAGTCAGAATCAGGAGAATCATGCACCATACAAAGCGTTGCACGGCACCGGGCAATTTCGGCAACGCGGACCCATCGGGGCGTGCACCGATGGGCTGGATAGGGTTCCGGTAATACAGTCGCAGTCAGTGAAAAGCAGTAGCAGCAGTTAAAGGCAGTCGCTAAAAAAACGCGCTGCTCCGCCGGCGGCAGTTCGGCATGCGCCTCAGTTGAAACGAGACAGCGTGTCGTGCTTCGCGGCCCCGGGATCCGGGGCACGGAGGAGCGGTCATGATTCGCACAGCGGCACGCTGTGCGCCGGGCGTCCGGCCGGATCGAGGATCCACCACCGGTCAGGGACGCACGGCGCGGGCAAACCGCGTCTTTCGCGGCGCTTCGGGCGCCGACGAGGACTTCATATGCTCTTTCAAGGCTACGGCCCGCTGATCCTGGCCGGCACCTGGCAGACCGTCAAACTGGCGGTGCTGTCACTGGCATTCGCATTTCTTCTCGGGCTGCTCGGTGCAGCGGCGAAACTGTCGAAAAACCGCGTGTCGTACGGCGTCGGTACACTATATACGACGCTGATTCGCGGCGTTCCCGATCTCGTGCTGATGCTGCTGCTGTTCTACAGCATCCAGATCTGGCTCAACAACCTGACCGACATGCTCGGCTGGGACCAGATCGACATCGACCCGTTCATCGCCGGCGTGATCGTGCTCGGCTTCATTTACGGCGCGTACTTCACCGAGACCTTCCGCGGTGCGTTCCTGTCGGTGCCGCGCGGCCAGCTGGAAGCAGGCTCCGCGTACGGCATGAGTTCGTGGCAGGTGTTTTCGCGAATCATGTTCCCGCAGATGATGCGCTTCGCGTTGCCCGGTATCGGCAACAACTGGCAGGTGATGGTGAAAGCCACCGCGCTGGTGTCGATCATCGGGCTTGCCGACGTCGTCAAGGCTTCTCAGGATGCCGGCAAAGGCACCCTGCGGTTCTTTTTCTTCACCTTGCTTGCGGGTGCGATCTACCTCGTCATCACGACAGTCTCCAACTTCGTGCTGATGTACCTCGAAAAGCGTTACTCGACCGGCGTGCGAAAGGCGGACCTATGATCGGGCTGATCCAGGAATACTGGCGCAACTATCTTTTCACGGACGGCTATCGCTTCACCGGTCTTGCGATCACGATGTGGTTGCTGGTGGTGTCGATCGGCCTGGGATTCTGTCTGTCGATCCCGCTTGCCGTGGCGCGCGTGTCGAAGAAAAAGTGGCTGTCCCGTGCAGTGTGGCTGTATACGTATATCTTCCGCGGCACGCCGCTCTATGTGCAGTTGCTGCTGTGCTACACGGGCCTCTACAGCCTCGAAATCGTCCGCTCGCATGAGCTCACCGACGCGTTCTTCCGTAGCGGCATGCACTGCACGCTGCTCGCGTTCACGCTGAACACCTGTGCGTACACCACCGAAATCTTCGCCGGCGCCATCAAGGCCACCCCGTACGGCGAGATCGAAGCGGCACGTGCGTACGGCATGTCGCAGTTCACACTGTACCGGCACGTGATCCTGCCGTCGGCGCTGCGCCGCGCGCTGCCGTACTACAGCAACGAAGTGATCCTGATGCTGCACGCCACGACCGTCGCCTTCACCGCGACCGTGCCGGACATCCTCAAGATCGCGCGCGACGTGAATTCCGCCACGTATCAGTCGTTCGGAGCATTCGGCATTGCCGCCCTGCTCTATCTCGCCATTTCCTTCGCGCTCGTGTGGCTGTTCCGCCGTGCCGAGCGCCGCTGGCTCGCTTATCTGCGGCCGCAGGGCAAGTAAGCCAGACAAGGATCCAGATGAACACCCAGAAATCAAAACAGCAGAAACTTTTCGTCGATGAACTGC
Protein-coding regions in this window:
- a CDS encoding periplasmic heavy metal sensor; protein product: MSTKTSRFLAVAATSLALSLGIAHAAQPDAPMGGPGGAGGWHGHFMKELSQLHSQLNLNADQEKQWQSALDTMKQTHEAERANHEQMKQQFKAMQQQPILDLNALHAAHQKVEQQDAQLREQSANAWLAFYNGLNDQQKTTVSTALKQRFAMMEQRHEKMRERWEQHRGAAPGGASTLKP
- the hisQ gene encoding histidine ABC transporter permease HisQ — encoded protein: MLFQGYGPLILAGTWQTVKLAVLSLAFAFLLGLLGAAAKLSKNRVSYGVGTLYTTLIRGVPDLVLMLLLFYSIQIWLNNLTDMLGWDQIDIDPFIAGVIVLGFIYGAYFTETFRGAFLSVPRGQLEAGSAYGMSSWQVFSRIMFPQMMRFALPGIGNNWQVMVKATALVSIIGLADVVKASQDAGKGTLRFFFFTLLAGAIYLVITTVSNFVLMYLEKRYSTGVRKADL
- a CDS encoding pirin family protein translates to MLQIRRSAERGHANHGWLDSYHSFSFADYYDPDHMQFGPLRVINEDVIAPGQGFGAHGHRDMEIVTYVLAGALAHKDNMGNGSTIRHGDVQRMSAGTGVMHSEFNASKDEAVHLLQIWVLPARRGDQPGYEEKRFDDADKRGRLRVVASPDGRDGSVTIHSDASIHAALIDGAERADYAVPAGRRVYVHVARGGLTVNGEALATGDAVMLSDVDRVTLEKGDAAEVLLFDLA
- a CDS encoding response regulator, yielding MATQILVVDDDVELRDLLRDYLARQGIEVSVLHDAGSLERRLERERPDLIVLDLMMPGVDGLTALRKLRAAGDDIPVIMLTARADDVDRIVGLELGADDYLGKPFNPRELLARVQAVLRRRRTMPSAAAPEQREPFAFGRFTLDFQSRTLNHDGRPLTLSGSEFALLKIFVNHPMRTLTRERLLELLHGPEYDGTDRGIDVQVWRLRRILETDPSTPRFIQTVRGRGYVFVPDGEQHAPTS
- a CDS encoding ABC transporter permease, yielding MIGLIQEYWRNYLFTDGYRFTGLAITMWLLVVSIGLGFCLSIPLAVARVSKKKWLSRAVWLYTYIFRGTPLYVQLLLCYTGLYSLEIVRSHELTDAFFRSGMHCTLLAFTLNTCAYTTEIFAGAIKATPYGEIEAARAYGMSQFTLYRHVILPSALRRALPYYSNEVILMLHATTVAFTATVPDILKIARDVNSATYQSFGAFGIAALLYLAISFALVWLFRRAERRWLAYLRPQGK